From the genome of Candidatus Krumholzibacteriia bacterium:
GCGGCGGCGGCGGCGGTTTCTTCGCGCGCTCGCAAGCTCGCCTCGTCGACTGCCACTTCCTCGGCAACAGCGCCAGCCGCGGTGCGGGTCTGTACCTGCTCGACGCGATGCTGCACCTCGAGCAGTGCCGGGCGGAGAAGAATCAAGCCCCGGCAGCAGCGGGATCCCGCGGCGGCGGCGTCTACCTCGACGGCGGCACGCTGGTCGCCGACGGCCTGCAGCTCGCCGACAATGGGCTGGTGGAAGAAGGCGGCGGGATCTGCGCGCGAGCGGCGCGACTGCTGCTGCGCAATGCCCGCTGCAGCACGAACCTGGCGGTGAATGGCGGCGGCATCGCGCTCCGCGAGGGGAGCACGCTGGAGCTCGTGGCCTCGGTGTTGTGGAACAACCGGGCCAACCAGCTGGGCGGTGGTCTCTACGGGCTCGATTCCCAGGGCGAGCTGAGCAACGTCACCTTGCACGCCAACCATGGGCTCGGGGGCGCGCTCTTCGTGCAGCGGGGATCCGGCCCCTGGGGCCTGTCCAACAGCATCTGCAGCGGCCACGGGAGCACGGCGCTCTTCTTCTTCGCCACGACGGCGAGCCTCGATTACAACCTCTACTGGGCCAATCCGTCGGGTGACTTGCAAGGGGCGACGTATGGTGCCCACGATCTCGTGGCCGATCCGCTCTTCGTCGACGCGACCGCTGGTGACGTGGCGCTCGGGCTGCACTCGCCGGCTCTCGACAGCGGCGAGCCGGCGGCGGGCCTGGCGGATCCCGACGGTTCGCGCAACGATCGCGGTGCCTTCGGCGGGCCGCTGACCTCGCGCCGGACACTGCCGGCGCCCCAGCTTCTCGCCGCCCGCCACATCGGCGGCGTCACCACCGTCGCGTGGACGCCGAACACCGAAGCCGACGTGGCTTCCTATGCCGTGTATCGCGGCCCCGACTCCGACTTCGTCCCCGCGGCGCTCACCTACGTGGGAAGCGCTGCGGCGTCACAGACGAGCTTCGCCGATCCGAACGGGAGCGAGGGCGACTGGTATCGGCTGGCCGCGGTGGACGGCCGCGGCGCCTCCTCCGGTTTCCGCGCCGCGCTCCGCTCCGAGACCCAGGACTTGCTGCTCCCCGTCGGGCCCAGCCTGAGCACGCGGGAGCACCTGCCCTCGACCCCGGCAGCGCCGCCCACCCCCGTTTTCACCTTGCATCCGGGGAACCCGAACCCTTCCAATCCCTCGACGCGCCTCGCTTTCGAGCTGCCCGTGGGGGCTCGGGCCCGCCTGGAAATCCTCGACGTGCGGGGGCGACTCGTCCGTCTCCTCGTCGATGGACCGCTGCCGGCGGGACCGGGGGCAGTGGACTGGGACGGCCGCGACCGGCTGGGGCGCGAGGCGCCGAGCGGCGTCTACGTCGTGCGGTTCGCCGCGGCGACCTGGTGCACGACGCGCAAGCTCACCCTGGTTCGATAGGAAGTTCCGTGGCCTACGACGTCGTGGTGTTCGGCGCCCATCCGGACGATGCCGAGATGGCAATGGGCGGCACCATCGCCAAGTTGACGCGGGCGGGGAAGTCCCTCCTCCTCGTCAGCCTGACCCGGGGCGAGGCAGGGAGTCACGGGACGCAGGAGGAACGCGAGCGGGAAGCGGCCGATGCTGCCGCGGTCCTGGGTTGCGAGCACCGGCTGCTCGACTTCCCGGACTCCCGGCTCGAGTCGAACCTGGAGGGAAGGGAACGGCTGCTGCGGCTGTTGCGGGAGCTGCGCCCGGCGCTGGTGTTCGCCCCGCACTACACCAACCGAGGTGGCCATCACGACGGCGCGGCGCACGTGGATCACCTGGTGACGGGGAACCTGGTCCGCGAGGCGGTGAAGCTGGCGCGCGTGCGCGGCGTGGAGCGTGCGCTGCCGGCCCACGACGTGCAGCGGCTGTATTACTACATGGTGCCGCGGGACATGGTCCCGTCGCTCCTCGTGGACGTGACCGCCGAGTTCGACACCCTGGTCCGCGCCATCCAGGCCTACCGCACCCAGATGGCCATCGACCGCCGGGGCACCCCGATCCTCGAGATCCTGGCGGCCTACCGGCGCTACCTGGGCATCGCCGCCGGTTGCACCTACGCCGAGTCTTTCCTGTGCGAAGAGCCCCTGCGCGCCGATGCGGAGCTGCTCTTTCGCCTCTGAAGCGAGCGGCCTCGCGTCCTCGGCCCCCGCGCACCCGCCCTGCCGGCGCCGCCACCAGACAAGCTGGTATACTCTCCCCGCCAAGCACCTGGTAGCCGAGGAGAACCGCGGACTGCACTCCCCATGTCGGTGAAAAGAATCCTAGGCAAGCTCTGGGCGGGCTGGAAGCGCTTCGCCCACGTCGTCGGGGTCGTCAACCGGCACGTGTTCCTGACCGTGTTCTACTTCGTCTTCGTGCACTTGGTGAACCTGGGCTTGCGGCTCTTCCGGGTCGATCTCCTCGACCGGCGGCTGGCCGCGGCGGCGACCTACTGGCGTGACAAGGACACCCGCAGCGGCGAGTACCGACACCAGTTCTGATCGAGCACCATGAACATCTTGGGAATCTCCGCCTTCTATCACGATTCCGCCGCCTGCCTCCTGCAGGACGGCCGCCTGGTGGCCGCGGCCTCGGAAGAGCGCTTCACGCGCAAGAAGCACGACCACGACTTCCCGCTCAACGCGGCGCGCTACTGCCTGCGCGAGGGTGGCATTACCGCCGCCGATCTCGATTACGTCGGCTTCTACGACAAGCCGCTGCTCAAGTTCGAACGCATCCTCTACACCTACCTCGCCACCTTCCCTCGTTCGTTCCCTTCCTTCATGAAGGCGATCCCGCTCTGGTTGCGGGAGAAGCTGTGGACGCCGGGGACGATCCGGAAGGAGCTCGACTACCGCGGTCCCGTCCTCTTCGCCGAGCACCACGAGTCGCACGCGGCCAGCGCCTTCCTGCTCTCGCCGTTCACGGAAGCGGCGCTGCTCACCGTGGATGGGGTGGGCGAGTGGGCCACGGCGACGCTCGGGGTGGGGCGGGACCGGCGGGTGGAGATCCGCAAGGAGATCCGCTTCCCCCATTCCTTGGGTCTCTTGTACAGCGCCTTCACCTACTACCTAGGTTTCAAGGTGAACAGCGCCGAGTACAAGGTGATGGGTCTCGCCCCCTACGGCCAGCCGAAGTACAGGCGGGAGATGGAGAAGCTCATCGACATCAAGGAGGATGGCAGCTTCAAACTCAACATGGACTACTTCGCCTACGACTACGGGCTGACCATGACCAACGGCAAGTTCTCCGAGCTCTTCGGGGGCGAGCCGCGGGCGCCGGAATCGAAGCTCACCCAGCGCGAGATGGACATCGCCGCCAGCATCCAGGAGATCACCGAGATCGTCATGCTGCGCATGTCGAACTGGCTGCACAAGGAGACCGGGCTGGACAAGCTGTGCATGGCCGGCGGTGTGGCGCTCAACTGCGTGGCCAACGGCCGCATCCTGCGGGAAACGCCCTTCCGGGACATCTTCGTGCAGCCGGCGGCGGGGGACGCCGGCGGCTCCCTCGGGGTGGCGGCGCTCATCTGGCACTCCATCCTGGGGAACGAGCGCGGCCCCGGCATGCAGCACGCCTATCTGGGTCCTTCGTACAGCAGCGAAGAGATCCGCAGCTATCTCGACGGCAACGGCATCCGCTACCAGGAGCTGGAGCGCGAGGCGCTGCTCGACCGCACCGCCCAGCTCATCGAGGAGCAGAACGTGGTCGGTTGGTTCCAGGGGCGGATGGAGTTCGGGCCGCGGGCGCTGGGAGGCCGCAGCATTCTGGCGGACGCCCGCAACCCGGCCAACAAGGACGTGGTCAATCTGAAGATCAAGTTCCGCGAGAGCTTCCGCCCCTTCGCCCCGACCGTGCTCGAGGACAAGGTGTCGGAGTGGTTCGAGCTGGAGCAGCCGAGCCCCTACATGCTGCTCGTGGCTCAGGTGCGCGAGGACCGGCGCACCATCCCCTCGGTGACCCACGTGGACGGGAGCGCCCGCATCCAGACGGTGAACCGCGAGCAGAATCCGCTCTTCTACGACCTCATCCGTCGCTTCGAGACGCGCACGGGCTGTCCGGTGATCATCAACACCTCATTCAATGTTCGCGGCGAGCCCATCGTTTGCACGCCCCACGACGCCTACCTCTGCTTCATGCGCACCGACATGGACCATCTGGTGCTGGATCGTTTCGTCCTGGACAAGCGGGAGATGCAGCCGCTGGCCGAGGACGTGGACTGGCGCAATCTCTTCGAGCTGGATTGAGTGCCCGAGCTCGGCGGGAGGCACCCGCCGGCGTGGTGCGTGGCCGCGGGCGCTCCGTCATGGTAGGCTGGAAAGGTCTCGTTTCCGAGGGGGAGGCTCATGGGATTCAAGGACAACCTGCGCGAGAAGCTCAGCATCTTCCGTGAGCTCTGGCTCTTCATGCGGGTGCGCAAGAAGTTCTGGCTGGGACCGATCATGCTGGTGCTGCTGCTGCTCGGGATGCTCATCGTCTTCACCGAGGGCTCGGCGCTGGCGCCCTTCATCTACACGCTCTTCTAGCGCGCTGCACCGCGGCCTCGGCTCGGGCGGGGCGGGCCGGGAGGCCGGATGCAGGTCGTCGTCTGCGCCGAGGTGCAGTGGCGCTACGTGCGGACGCGGAAGCAGCAGCTGCTGCGCCTTTTCCCCCCGAGCTGGCGCTTGCTCTTCCTGCAGCCCTACGTGCGCGGGCGCCGCAACGATTGGTGGCCGCGCCGCGACGGGGTGCTCACCTACGTCACCGTGCCGGTGCTGAAGAACGTGCCGC
Proteins encoded in this window:
- a CDS encoding PIG-L family deacetylase produces the protein MAYDVVVFGAHPDDAEMAMGGTIAKLTRAGKSLLLVSLTRGEAGSHGTQEEREREAADAAAVLGCEHRLLDFPDSRLESNLEGRERLLRLLRELRPALVFAPHYTNRGGHHDGAAHVDHLVTGNLVREAVKLARVRGVERALPAHDVQRLYYYMVPRDMVPSLLVDVTAEFDTLVRAIQAYRTQMAIDRRGTPILEILAAYRRYLGIAAGCTYAESFLCEEPLRADAELLFRL
- a CDS encoding carbamoyltransferase, which produces MNILGISAFYHDSAACLLQDGRLVAAASEERFTRKKHDHDFPLNAARYCLREGGITAADLDYVGFYDKPLLKFERILYTYLATFPRSFPSFMKAIPLWLREKLWTPGTIRKELDYRGPVLFAEHHESHAASAFLLSPFTEAALLTVDGVGEWATATLGVGRDRRVEIRKEIRFPHSLGLLYSAFTYYLGFKVNSAEYKVMGLAPYGQPKYRREMEKLIDIKEDGSFKLNMDYFAYDYGLTMTNGKFSELFGGEPRAPESKLTQREMDIAASIQEITEIVMLRMSNWLHKETGLDKLCMAGGVALNCVANGRILRETPFRDIFVQPAAGDAGGSLGVAALIWHSILGNERGPGMQHAYLGPSYSSEEIRSYLDGNGIRYQELEREALLDRTAQLIEEQNVVGWFQGRMEFGPRALGGRSILADARNPANKDVVNLKIKFRESFRPFAPTVLEDKVSEWFELEQPSPYMLLVAQVREDRRTIPSVTHVDGSARIQTVNREQNPLFYDLIRRFETRTGCPVIINTSFNVRGEPIVCTPHDAYLCFMRTDMDHLVLDRFVLDKREMQPLAEDVDWRNLFELD
- a CDS encoding DUF5989 family protein; the encoded protein is MGFKDNLREKLSIFRELWLFMRVRKKFWLGPIMLVLLLLGMLIVFTEGSALAPFIYTLF